One Kribbella sp. NBC_00662 genomic region harbors:
- a CDS encoding ABC transporter permease, producing the protein MARTDAINSLQTDRTTPSDTTGATGSGPPGAATESGIGLRSASKPLSWWARARRDKVLLLMALPGLVLLLVFHYLPLLGNLIAFQEYLPFVPFGRSAWVGLDNFAVIFNGDAEFLNALKNTLLITLVQVIFVFPAPIALALLLNSLLSERIKRIVQSVLYLPHFLSWVIVIAIFQQILGGSGLINNFLRSHGMGTIDFLGNPDGFIALLTSQVIWKDTGWGTILFLAALTQIDPGLYEAARVDGASRWRQLWHVTVPGIRGLIILLLILRLGDSLTVGFEQIILQQNLVGRPASEVLDTYVYNNGVLAGQWGVSAAVGLVKGLVAVVLVIGANKIAHIFGEAGVYQK; encoded by the coding sequence GTGGCTCGAACAGATGCAATCAACAGCCTCCAGACCGACCGGACCACCCCCAGCGATACCACCGGGGCGACCGGTTCCGGACCACCGGGCGCGGCCACTGAGAGTGGCATCGGACTGCGCTCGGCGAGTAAACCGTTGTCCTGGTGGGCGCGCGCCCGCCGGGACAAGGTCCTGTTGCTGATGGCCCTTCCCGGGCTGGTCCTGCTGCTGGTGTTCCACTACCTGCCGTTGCTCGGCAACCTGATCGCGTTCCAGGAGTACCTGCCGTTCGTCCCGTTCGGACGCAGCGCGTGGGTCGGCCTGGACAACTTCGCCGTGATCTTCAACGGCGACGCGGAGTTTCTCAACGCCCTCAAGAACACGTTGCTGATCACCCTGGTGCAGGTCATCTTCGTGTTCCCGGCGCCGATCGCGCTGGCGCTGCTGCTGAACAGCCTGCTGTCGGAGCGGATCAAGCGGATCGTGCAGTCGGTGCTGTACCTGCCGCACTTCCTGTCATGGGTGATCGTGATCGCGATCTTCCAGCAGATCCTCGGCGGCAGCGGCCTGATCAACAACTTCCTGCGCTCGCACGGGATGGGCACGATCGACTTCCTCGGCAACCCGGACGGTTTCATCGCGCTGCTGACCAGCCAGGTGATCTGGAAGGACACCGGGTGGGGAACGATCCTGTTCCTGGCCGCGCTCACCCAGATCGATCCCGGGCTGTACGAGGCCGCCCGGGTCGACGGAGCCTCGCGCTGGCGGCAGCTGTGGCACGTCACGGTGCCCGGCATCCGCGGGTTGATCATCCTGCTGCTGATCCTGCGGCTCGGCGACTCGCTGACCGTCGGCTTCGAGCAGATCATCCTGCAGCAGAACCTGGTCGGCAGACCGGCCAGCGAAGTACTCGACACGTACGTCTACAACAACGGCGTGCTGGCAGGCCAATGGGGTGTCTCGGCCGCCGTCGGGCTGGTGAAGGGTCTTGTCGCCGTCGTCCTGGTGATCGGCGCCAACAAGATCGCGCACATCTTCGGTGAGGCGGGGGTGTACCAGAAATGA
- a CDS encoding carbohydrate ABC transporter permease, with the protein MSTVQKLQNGIDDGPAMSSRVLKTVVLAVCCAVVIVPFLGVISTSIASQQHVTNSGGFVLWPDAFNLDAYKSIFNGGVVQRALLVSIVIAGGGTLISLAGSTMLAYSLSRPGSFGQRPILMIVLFSILFSPGLIPNYLVVKQFGLLDSLLALILPTAISGFNVIVLRSFFMGIPESVLDSARIDGAGDFRIFWSIVLPLSRAVLAVVGLFYAVGYWNAFFNAMLYISDTAKWPLQLVLRTYVINNTELSSGDLGGAAADQLPPQESIQMAILVVSLVPILIVYPFLQRHFAKGMLTGAVKG; encoded by the coding sequence ATGAGCACGGTTCAGAAACTCCAGAACGGTATCGACGACGGACCGGCGATGTCGTCGCGAGTGCTCAAGACCGTCGTACTGGCGGTCTGCTGCGCGGTGGTCATCGTTCCGTTCCTCGGCGTGATCTCGACCAGCATCGCGAGTCAGCAGCACGTCACGAACTCCGGCGGCTTCGTGCTCTGGCCGGACGCGTTCAACCTCGACGCGTACAAGTCGATCTTCAACGGCGGCGTGGTGCAGCGCGCGCTGCTGGTCAGCATCGTGATCGCCGGCGGCGGCACGCTGATCAGTCTGGCCGGATCGACGATGCTGGCGTACTCGCTCAGCCGGCCGGGGTCGTTCGGGCAGCGGCCGATCCTGATGATCGTGCTGTTCAGCATCCTGTTCAGCCCGGGCCTGATCCCGAACTACCTGGTGGTGAAGCAGTTCGGGCTGCTCGACTCGCTGCTGGCGCTGATCCTGCCGACGGCGATCAGCGGCTTCAACGTGATCGTGCTCCGCTCGTTCTTCATGGGCATCCCGGAATCGGTGCTGGACTCGGCCCGGATCGACGGCGCCGGCGACTTCCGGATCTTCTGGTCGATCGTGCTGCCGCTGTCCCGGGCGGTGCTCGCGGTCGTCGGGCTGTTCTACGCGGTCGGGTACTGGAACGCGTTCTTCAACGCGATGCTCTACATCAGCGACACCGCGAAATGGCCGCTGCAGCTGGTACTGCGGACGTACGTGATCAACAACACCGAGCTCAGCAGTGGTGATCTCGGTGGCGCGGCGGCCGATCAGCTGCCGCCGCAGGAGTCGATCCAGATGGCGATCCTGGTGGTATCGCTCGTCCCGATCCTGATCGTGTACCCGTTCCTGCAACGGCACTTCGCCAAGGGCATGCTGACCGGGGCGGTGAAGGGATGA